The window ggtttttttccccacctatTTTTCTTATTAAGCTTTACATAAAAATTCACTTATTTGCACTTGCAGAGGAGGAAGCCCTTGAGACACAAGTGGGACAAACATAAAGGTCAAGGAGTGCAGCAGAGAGGCTGCACCCATCCCCACAGCtctcacagaatcccaggaacAGGGAAGGAATGACAGAAGTCATCTGTAAAAGACTCAGCTTCATCTCGTAATATGCTACAACAAATTTTGCCCCTCAATGTTTTTGGGTCTACCATTTGAGAATAGATGTGAATTTATCTGCTCAAAAACTGTTCAATCTACTGAATCCATCATGTTAAAACACATTGAGCCTGCTTATACATCTTGTGGTAAAAGGAAGCTTAGAAACAAAATCTCCTTGTTCTAAAGGTGCTGTCAAGTGTCTGAACTCCTGAAGCCAACTAACCTGGAAGGTGGGATGTTACCTTGTACCTCAGCATGGTGACTCTGAACAACCTTTGTGTGTCAGGCTCATGATGGGATGGTTTGCTTTGATATTAAAAttagtctggaaaaaaaagaaattcaccCTGAAATCAGACTGCAAGTTTCCTTATGCCATGAACAAAACTGACAAGAGAACACTGTTTCCTCCCCACCTCTAAAACTGTGAGAACAGGACAAAAGTAACAAAGGAAACATTAATTTGGGggctttatttaatttttcttttctttcttttttctttttttttttttaagatgctaCATAGTCAAACAAGATTGGTCTTTTTACGGCATAGGACTAATTTACTactgatatttttgtttctcccCTAAATAGACTTATTTACATACAAAAACAGTTTCCTGACCACTGTTTCCCCAATGCTCAGATGATCAAAACTCCCAACAATGGTGTAGTGCCCAAAACACCAGGAGGCAGAAGAATCTTGCACCACTACAGCAGCAAATTTTTAGTTCTCGTCACTGGCTTTGAACAGGTGCCTTTTCATAGCACAGAGAATTAGTCAATTTTGTGATAATAAGGAAACATGAGatgaaatacattaaataaGTCAAATATGCATTAAACATCTCTGAATAACATTTTAATTCAACTAAATGAACCAACAGCAATGTAGCTTGGTCCCTTGGAGAGAACAAGGCATTGACCTTTATTCTGAACGAGCCCCTCggtgctgcccagctccctcgGTGCTGCCACACCCAAGGCTTTGCAGCTTCTCACTACTCATTTAAGTGCCAAGAAATTGGTAACTTGCACAGAGTTGAAGACACTGACAGAAACTGTTAAATTCATGAGCAGAATGGTGGATTAACGTATTTTACAGAAGTTATCAACACCTCCTGCCTAACCCAGCTCCAAACATCCCTAGGGCCAGCTCCAGCAGTGGAGGAAGAGGTTTTtctagtttccttttttttttcttttttttttttaaaaagaggtaATCCAGCAACATGTACCAGGGCCTAAGAATGTTTAAAATGACATATACAATATCCCATTGTAGTGTTAATTCAGGATTTTCTCCCCCCTTCATCATTGAAGCATATTCTCTTTCATTCATTCCCTCACCGTACATTTTGAACTTTCTAGATTATGTTACATAGTATTTGTGCAGGGGTAATTTAAAGGCAAGACCTGTGAGATGtcatacattaatttttttttaaacattgttATGAATAAATTTAATCCAATGATATGGCAGAATCATCAAACCAATTTACAATTTCCAGCATGCTGCCTCTACAAGGCTATTTTTCCTATAATTACACCAAAGACaaagaacaaaaccaccaaaGCAAGTAGTCTGGAGCTGAGCCCTTCGTCCttgacagcagctgcagaaggagaTATTGGGTTGTTTGTCTGGGGTACCTTCCTCATCCGCAGTCCATCTTCTTCCTAAAAGAAGAGAGATTGATTATCTCTacaaaaaaaagccttaaatATTCACCCTCCTCATACTTATTTGGGTGGGTGTTATAGAATAGGTGAAAGCAATTTTACAGCTAAGTTAGAGCTCTGTGTACTGAATGATCCTGAGAAGGAAGGGTGGTGAGGCAGGAGGGGAAAGCCAAGGGAGTGGGGAAGCACTGAGGAGCCCTGCAGGAACTCCTGCCCAAAGCCTAGAGATGGCTCCAGAACTTCAGCAAAATGATGGAGGAAATGCCATGAAGGTGCTTTGCTTGCTCCATAACAAGAAAGGTGTTGAGGAAAATGTTTCTCAGCATAACTCAGATGAAGTTGCATGTTTTTCACAAGCCAAGGCAATTACACTCCTCATTTTCCATGTCAGATGTCACAAGCAGATCTTCCAGCCCTTGAAGTGAAATCAGCTTCCCCATCATATTAATGCTGACATTTTGACATTAATCTAATGGCAATAATTAGGATATTTTCTTGGTAGGAATTTGGCAGCTCACCTGATTTAAAGATGAGACAACAGATAAAACAAAGCAACACCAGCAGAAATTCTCATTCCAGGTGGGAATGATGCTCccctcagctctccctgagctgctgtgcagcacagctgtgtgttAGCACACtccactcacacacacacactctgagCACTTCAGGAGAGGGGAAATGAGACTTTTGTGACTTAATTTGTGTCCAGCTGAAGCAACAGTGTTAGACTTTTTAACGTGATACAGTATTATAGTGCAAAAGTAAAAGGTATCAAAGCAAAAGTCTCCAGTCTCTACTTAATTACTCAAGAAACAAAATTGTAATGAAAGTTACTGCAGTCTTCAAAATTGTCAGGTAACTGGAGCTCAAAGGGCTTGGGGTATATCAGTCTTTCTCACTTTTGAATTTAAAGGGGCACCTCTATGATCTGAAGGTGAActtatttttctaataatttatttatttatttactaatTGAAAGCCACAGGGTATCCAATACCTCACTGCTGCTCTAATTCTGAATGGGGACAACTGAATTTGGTAAACAATAAAATGCTGTTTACATACAACACACTTTATACAGAAACAACAAatgttcatttaaaatattttaatttccttctgaCAGTGACTCCAGCCTGACATTGACAGCACCTGGTAGCAGGCAATTTAGCATTACTTTCTGATATTTTACAGGTGTTTTAAACACTCCACAAAGGGACAAAGAGCTCCCCTATCTGGGATGTTACTGTAAGAAATCACCTCAATTCCAGATAGCTCTTGTAGAGTGCTTAGTCAAGACCaatttgcaaaaaaataaaataaaatcatataGAACTTAAGAGTACTGAGTTGCTGGCAAAACAGGAACACAAGGAGAAGTTAGGGCCACGTCTGTTATGTACACATATTATTTCTGtgcaaaacaaaactgttttcaaGAATTCCTTCATGCATCAGGCAGCCAAGCAGCATCAGAGCTGAGAGAACAGAGCTCCTTTCACTGGGCTGCAGGAGTTACAGCATCCACACTTTCCTTGGTGCTGATATCCATGGAAGTACACACTTACAGCAAGTCAAGCTACTGTAAGAAGAATTTTTCAGCAGAGTGATAAAGGCTTCTCAATTACTGGATTTCCCAGCCATGTACTGGATATGACAGGAAGCCCATTTCCCATTCATCTGTCTTAATTTGGCCATTTCAGCAGCACATTACAGGTGCAATTACTGAAACACTCAGTATTTGCACAACACTGCCCTCAAGCTCCCATGGTTTGGGAGAAGGGGCCAAGTCCAACACTGAATGCTTAATTCAGACTGAGAAATTaggtgggaaaagaaaaaagagggggaatTCACTCCTCTGGGTTGCTACCCAATCTCCTTCTGTGACTGCATGACTTGTGCCTCCTTTCAAAGGAACCATTGATTTCAGCACCTTCTCGGAGTTTACAGAGAAACCTGAATTATCTTTTACTTTATAGACAGTAGTAAAATATTGTGCTAAGGTCAGGTAACCAAACCTTTAAGATGGAAGCTTCTTTTTCAGGAAAGGGGtaaatctgaaaagaaaacaacagcaatCTTTACCTTAAACTGTTTATTCTCCTCCCGTAACCTCTGAACTTCTACTTGAAGCCTCTTATAGTCTTCCATTACTTTCTTAACTTCAGTGTCATCCAAAGAAGAACTTATTGATTTAGACATTACAGAGGAATCTGTCTTTGTTGCAGTTGTGGatacaattttatttatttctatgtcATGCTGTTAAAAAAGGATAGAGTGATTTTTGGTTAGTTATTAACACCACACCACACACCTGATACATAGGAGGAGGATCAGGTAAAATTGTCTGTGCACACCTGACACGTGCCTGtatcaaaagaaacaaacagcattttgctttctgtaaCTTTACTGCTATCCCAGAAAACATCAGGTCAGCAGCAGTAAGTGAAGAGAGAATGACCTTGACTTTTCAGACCCTGCACATACAGAAATGTCCCTAAGCCAGGTCCACAACCAAGggtctccttccctttccctccccaggcacagcacaagcagccactgcaggaccaggacagtctgcagctccctccccttCACTCCcactcctggctgtcccctctccctatttctgtgtttctgtggggATGCAGGAATTTGCAACCCAAGCTGGAAACAAAGCTCAGATCTCCCAAccctgctccctctcctgcctttggaTCTCCTCCATGCTCTGCACTTTAGAAAGGGTCTCTCATAAAATCAAACCTCTCCCCAGCCAATTACATAATCCTAATTACAGACTGTTCAGTGCAAGGCAGAACAAGTGTGCCTTTAGTACCTGCACACTAGGaagaatttttcagtttattcaATCCATTACCAGTTTTATACTGGACAATACATATTTGCATTACAAATTATCATGTCTATTACCCTAACAAGAAAGGATCCTACAATATTATAGATGATAATTTCAATATAAATCCTAACTGCATTTGTGTCTTTCTCATCAGGTTTCTATCAATTCACCTGACAAAATCAGAGTTGTACTAAGGAAGTGTTGGACAGGCAGTGAAATTTATATTGCTGATGATTATAACTGCTTCACTATAAACTCTGAGCTTCACAACCAGCAATCAGcacctttaatttttttaaagtattcttTATCCTGTGACCTTTCACTAAATGACAACAGATCAACTCAAAAACTGCTTTGTGCTACTGTTGCATTTATGAAGTTTAAACTGCTGTTAGTTACACCAAGGATTCCCAAGATTTTAAATAGTTTACATTGTGCTTTTGAAGGGTGATGCCATCCAGGCAGTGAAACAGAGGGTTCTGTCTTGTGCTTATACAGCTGCCTGCACAAACATGCCATTTTACAGGATTTACTGTGGTATTAAGTCAAATCACTCAATATGCATCTGAAAATACTCACAGGCTTATCATTCTCTGCTGGTAGCTCAAACACACACCTAAGTTTCGAATCCATGAgttcttctggttttgcttctttCCACTGGAATAAGTTAATATTAATTTCATATTAAACATATTAGTACAATCAGGCAGATTGGAAATGCAGTGCATTATGTAAAGAAATCACATCATTTCACTCAGAAAGAACCCACAGGTGTTTATCACACTACCATTAACCACACACAGGATGAAAAATGAgatcaaaaccaaaactgagTGGTATCATAAAGACAGACCAGGTACTATGAAGCAAATCATCCTAAATAGTCTGAAACTTCCACAGGTAATTTATGAGAGAACTGGGAGCTGTATCAGAGTAATTAGCAGAGACGGGGGGAGTAATGAACctgcttaaagaaaaaaaaagaaaaaaaagtaaaaggagGGGTGAAttcaagggaaggaaaagataaCAAGCCCCCAAATCAATCACAGAGTGAGTTCTCAACTCTCTGGCCAGTGGAGTTCCTATTCAAacttttcaaatttcaaatgAGCTTTTCTTCCTGACTAGAATGAATACAGGACTGTTCTTCCCCCTCCTTGCTTTCCACATCCTTGTTTTTCAGCATCAATGTCTGAACAGCACCAGATGTGCTACATACTGAGGGATAACTTCCCCTcactccttctcctcccttcagCTGGGGAGTCTGCCATAAACAAGATTCCTTGCAACCTTTTTAATAGGGATCAGCAGTGATAGACTTTGCTCAGTATCAGCTGTAACCCTGAAGTGATAAGATTTATTCTCAGTGATAATAAACAGCAAGAAGCGTCCACACTTCTATCCTGGAGTTCTCACGTGCTCCTCTTCACTTTGACCATCCTCCTGGTAGCTTGGTATTCCTCAGCATATCTCAAGTAGGTGACAAATTATGGCTAAGCCCATGCAAGCTGGAGTAGTATTTAACTCATCCTAAACAGCTGAATCGAGGTTCAGCTCTTCTGGGGCTGAAGTCAGATCTATTTCGAGCTCCTTGGCTGCCTGTGAAGTGTTGAAAGCTTTATAGCACTCCCATAACGGGTCTCACCTGTTCATCCAGGATAGGAAGAGATCTGGAGAGTGGTAACAAAACTGAGAACTGATCAAAGTGTTACAGGCAAAGGAATCCAATCGGTCTGGAGAGCTTTGGAAAATTGAAAGGCCCATCTAGGTACTAAAAAACATTCTTTGCCAGCAGAGTAACATTTGTCATGGTATAAAGTAACTCATAAAAATTAAAGAGCTCGAAAGAAAGGCAGACTGACTTATCTTTCTAGTGATGCAGACATTTTATTACTATTGCTGTTTCTCCCACTGGATCTTATTTTGAGCCCATTAAACAAATATAGTTCCATAAATCAGTTTCAGAAGGGAAATTATTAACCTGCAGAGTGCCCCAGCTTTAAGAAGCTATTCAGAAGAAGACACATATTGTAAAGACTACTGCAGAGTATTTTTGggttggcttttttgtttttaagtagCACACACAAGCCACACACTTTTAGAATAATGGTCTTTTTACATTGTGTCCATAATAGCCACTGGATGTTCTCTCAAGCTAACAAAAGCCAGGCTACAGAGAGCTTCCTTCTGCCTTCTTCTGGGGGCAAATCTTGCTGATAAAGGAAAGCCAGCAGTTGACATAGTGGTTTACTCCTCTGCAGGTTGTCTTACTGTAGCCTGACATcttatttttatgtcttttgtCCTTCTCGGCTCCAGCTCCTACATATTTCTACTGCTCCCATTTGTAATCCACAGGACAGAATCTATGAGGGCCTTTCATTTACAAAGCCACAGCAGACACAGGTAGggataaagaaaaatacaatactGGTAAATCATCCTCTTGCATCTTGCAGAAGGAGCTGCTCAAGAGAAGACTCAAGACTGAGAGCAAATGCATAAAAATGATGCCACAGACTTAGAATATATTCTGTATATCCTTAGAATATATGATTCAAGCTGCCCTTTCTAAAGAAGGATATATTGCAAAAAACTACAACTACTTATTTCATGGTGTGGCATCCCATTACTGACAGCAGCTTCCTAAAGAAGCAACCACAGACAACAACTCTCAGTGCAAGATTCCTGGGGCTCAAAATAACAGAAAACTCCTTGCCATGCAGAGATGGAAATCTGGAAAAGCTTTCAAGGACCATTGCAGTGTGGTTTGCCAACACCCCTTAAACAACGCAGTCAAAGGACTTACAACATTCTACAATTAGAAAGAAATCCATTTAAAATCATTTCAATACTTACTACTGCTTCCATATCTGAAGTATCAGCTGGAGCAAACATAGACTGAACCATAAACTTGTGTTTACTTTTCTCATTAGGGTCATAGTCAAAAGGCTGTAGCatcactggaagaaaaaaacccagaacacaCTGCATTAACATTGCTCTGCTGCAGAGTCATGCACTGATGACACAGTCACCAGattccagaaaaacaaacattaaaatggTTTCAAGTTGTCTGTTGTTAAgaccaaagcagcagctgagatcAGGAACCTCACTTTAAACCAGAATTTTGAAAGGAGGCAAGAGAAACAGATTTCCTCAGTCTGTATAGACTTTGGTCTGAAAATTCTGGAAATGCTGATCACTCTACATAATTCTGTACACAGCTATAGCAAGATACCAATAGTCATTTATAGGAAATAGGATCATTTACATATCTTCTgggacagagggaaaaaatttcCAAGACAGCATCTTTTTGTCTTGCTCCATCCTTGGGGCAGAAGTAAGGAGCATTTTGATGAGCTGTACACACAATATTGCTGATGGTGCCCGAGAAAAGCTACAGAGGCAAAGTCAAACATTGTAAACCTTGAGGTTCAAGTCTCAGGATGGAAATTTCCTCTAAAAAGTTTAAGAGTCTCATGGCATTTGATTTATCAAGTACAAGTATTTTGCTTCCACAAATAAGTTACTGAAAGTTTGTTACCAATTTATAGCCAGAAGTTTATAGTTAAATGTGATGCAAACTTTGCCTATGAAAGGCATGCAAGGAATGTATTTCTCTtcactcaaaaaataaaaaacatcccaaaatttACTTATGCAGAAAATGACTCTCTTTAGGGGACAGAGAGGTTTAGGGAGTGTGTGtgctttaattaaatttttaagcAATATTGGGAATTTCCATGACTTTGCTTTTGGGTTAAAGCAACCTGAAGAGGGACAGTTGGGTATTCCATTTACACAGAATCATCTTTAATCACAGTGGTCACTTGGAGCTCCCACATTTGCAAATGACACCAGGATATTCAGCTACTGGGGCATTAAAAACCATGAGCTTGGCTTCATCATGAGACAGGACATGTGGAAATAAGCAACACAGTTTACACAAACATGTTATTAGACACTGCAAAAAGCCTCCACCCCCTCAAATTGCAAATGAAGCTTGCAAATACTGCCATTACTGCTAACAAAAAAAATGGTGTAAGGTTTAAAACTTCACATTTTATGACCTCTCTTACTTCAGCCCCTCAATCACTAAGAAGAGAAGCAGGTCAAGAATTAGGAGCATTTTCAAGTACTGGTGCTATCAACATTATGTGCCCAAATTCATATGCCCTAATTGTAGGGGTTTGTTGTATAAAAGCAATATCCAAAGATCCCATTTATTGCAAATGAAGGCAAGTCAAACCAATTTGCCTCCCTTAATGAGCAGGATATGTTATGGCTGTGCCATCTTTACTGTGCACACAGTCTGTGGCCATCAACAACCACATGCCTTTTAAAGCCCAGAGAGAAGGCAGGCAATAAATTCTCTCAGATGAggtgctttaaaaattattatacaTTTTAAACTCACCTTGCAGTAGTTGGATATTATCtaaaaaaatgtttgcaaaTTAACTGGCTAGCTTTAAAACTATTTTCCAACCAGGAGTGTGAAAGCACAACTATTTCAACACTGCCTGACACAtcactgaaaagcagcagcattgttttttctcctctggagCAGACAAATAATTTCAACTGTAAGATCCAACTGGATACCAGAACTACTCAGCATTTATGGAACTTCTACGATTGTGGCTTTTTCAGCTCGCTTTGCTGAGTGCAGCTATCAGCTCATTTGAAAATCCTCATTTCCCAAGGGACAGTGCTGAATCCATCCTGGAATGCCAAATGatcactgctcccagctccattcACTGAACCACAAGAGCCAGAGAGGGCTTGACAGCACAGACGTTGTTAGCACTTGTATTTTTAGATCAATACATGAAAGCCACATTGACACAAATTATTCAGCAAATGTCTTGTAAGCCAGATGGAAAGCTCAAAAAGATGTACTTTTTTCAAGAGGAAACCAaaccattttaatatttatccACATACTATTGGGGTTTCTGTGAAAGATTAGTTCCATAAAATTGCTCTAATTGCTGGAGAAATTGCTAGTGAGAATGTGGCTCCTTTGCTCTGAATGGAAATCACAAACCTTATGCAAAAATTATGTGAGAAGTATGTTCCTACAGAATGCCTTATCACATCAGAGGTCCCATCTGGTCAGAAGTTTCAATTTTCATCAGCAATCAGagttttaagaaacaaaattattaatgtGATCTTCAGGTTTAGAGTCAGCAGCATCCATCAGGCAGAGATGTACCTCAGCCACTTCCCAGGCTGCTCaccccagagctccagcaccagcactgctctACCACAAGCAAAAACTGCAGAGTCACTGAGAGATCAATGGCCATGGGTTTTCTCACACATTCCTGCAATATCCCCACATTTTATGCTCAGTAGAGACCTAAGGAGAGGCACTGACCACCCAACATGCTCCTTCTTTTCCATAGAACAGTTCACTGGCAAAGTTAGTTACAATTAGTTAGAAGCATTAAACTCCTCTGGTTTTCCTAGAATAAACCAGCTTTTCCAAAGAACAGTGGAAATCTGAAGCAGGGAACACCTTTAACACCTGCTAGGATCTAGCTGTCCTTTCCAAGAgcagaaggaacagaaaagTCTCCCAGCTCAGATAGTCAGCAACCTTCCTCTAATTTCCATCTAAATTTATTAATGGCCTGTTTACTTGGTCCTGGACCAGCACTGCCCTAATGCTGAAATACCAGAGAAGGGGAAGAGTCATTTACTTCTGGTGCCCTCCAGGCCATCAATCACAGTAACTCCTGGCCTACTGGTAAGCTTGAGCCAGACTTGGTGGGCTCTGTCCAGGCCAGGCTCCCCATTCATCCTCTGCACCTGTTTTGGTTTGAGCTCCTCTAATTACACATGCAGGAAACTTTACTAGAGCCTTGAACCACAGCATTTATGCCCTCTCACCTCTTCCCTTATCCAGATGTATGATGCTACATCTGCCTTCCTCACAGCCACATTGtgtactactattattattattatttctattatctTGCTCACCCCAATCAGGCCCCTTCATTCAACAAGCCTGCAATTGTAGCCAGAGTATTTTATTCTCCAAATACGTGATTTTGCAGTTTTTCTAATCAAACTCATCCCATTTCTTTTACTGTAGCCTTCAAGGACACCTAATTCTGCTGTATGTCTTCAATCTCTCAACTTTACAACATCATCAGAGTTTTTAGTGTACTCTTTGTTCCAGAATTGCTTGCAAAAGCATTAAACAAGATTGGGACCAAGAATCACTCTCAAGGAACATCACTAGTAGCTCCCTGCTTTCACATTTCCATCCACATCACTGCTCATTCTTAGGCAGCTCATTCAACAGACTGGcaatttatttgttcttttctacCTTTATCAATCATTTTCCCAAATGACACTGAAAGGAATTCTTCATGGTCTGGATGGATCAAATCTACCACACTTATGTCACATAAAATACCCCAACCAGAAACAAGGGCAA of the Molothrus aeneus isolate 106 chromosome 17, BPBGC_Maene_1.0, whole genome shotgun sequence genome contains:
- the VAPB gene encoding vesicle-associated membrane protein-associated protein B/C, translated to MAKAEQVLSLEPQHELKFKGPFTDVVTTNLKLGNPTDRNVCFKVKTTAPRRYCVRPNSGIIDAGTSINVSVMLQPFDYDPNEKSKHKFMVQSMFAPADTSDMEAVWKEAKPEELMDSKLRCVFELPAENDKPHDIEINKIVSTTATKTDSSVMSKSISSSLDDTEVKKVMEDYKRLQVEVQRLREENKQFKEEDGLRMRKVPQTNNPISPSAAAVKDEGLSSRLLALVVLFFVFGVIIGKIAL